The Planococcus liqunii genome includes a region encoding these proteins:
- a CDS encoding type 1 glutamine amidotransferase family protein, producing MSVKEVLFVVLEEYADWEAASIAAALNEEPETSERKYRVKTVSLTKDPVTSIGGFRTVPDYTVDEVGDDFAGLVLIGGNSWQKEESKPVMELVQKALDHGKVLGAICGATEFLGMNGVLNTIQHTGNRLEELQEAAGENYTNAARYVEEQAVRDGNVITANGSAYLEFGKEVMTALESAPQEEIDEWYEFFKSGYYEFMQNK from the coding sequence ATGAGTGTGAAGGAAGTGCTGTTTGTAGTGCTGGAGGAGTATGCGGATTGGGAAGCGGCGTCAATTGCTGCGGCGTTGAACGAGGAGCCGGAGACGAGCGAGCGGAAATACCGGGTGAAGACGGTATCGCTCACGAAAGATCCGGTGACGTCGATCGGCGGATTCCGGACAGTGCCTGATTATACCGTGGACGAAGTGGGCGACGATTTTGCGGGGCTCGTGCTGATCGGCGGGAACTCATGGCAGAAAGAGGAGAGCAAGCCGGTCATGGAGCTTGTGCAAAAGGCGCTGGATCACGGCAAAGTGCTGGGTGCCATTTGCGGAGCAACAGAATTTCTGGGGATGAACGGCGTTTTGAATACGATTCAGCATACGGGCAACCGCTTGGAGGAACTGCAGGAAGCGGCTGGCGAGAATTATACGAATGCTGCCCGTTATGTGGAAGAGCAGGCAGTCCGTGATGGAAACGTGATTACTGCAAACGGCTCGGCGTACCTTGAATTTGGCAAAGAAGTGATGACGGCGCTTGAGTCAGCGCCGCAAGAAGAGATTGATGAATGGTACGAGTTCTTCAAAAGCGGATATTATGAGTTTATGCAGAATAAGTAG
- a CDS encoding response regulator transcription factor produces MGEACKVLIVDDEMLIRQGIINYIEWEQEGFQIVGEASNGKEAMQMIAEFSPHIVITDIVMPIMDGIDLVREAKLAFPDIEIIVLSSFENFDYVRSTFQNGVADYILKPKLNGPELLRILNKAASRIPDLHHASSLVEPKRSTEEVLEQLILGYGPSADLDSLSAVFTGSQFMLASVQGGNLDRAQLKAAFERAVPEKASVFVLDSGESDALLLFNFNPDQLERIKQAVETLASENRDAVWMLGKPFDGIGDLKSVHDENLLIMKKYLFYLPEQTFFSFDGLPEEKAKQATFDLNHFIEMFKDRLFNAAFTYLENHVDYLAGRYSNDSFEFKSFLGNVVFNIIVLLDTMKYDIQELEQKKYSYFTKINEAAHVNEALDELNGFLGEVREILLSEDKGSEQAKNLNLILAYIEQHFTEPLRLSEIAGHFHFNASYLSSYFSTHHKEGFSEYLNRVRIKKSMELLENSTVSISNISGMVGYSEHSYYCKVFKRITGMSPGSYRKEIQAQHENEEKGVSHLKK; encoded by the coding sequence ATGGGAGAAGCATGCAAAGTTCTGATTGTCGATGATGAAATGCTGATCCGTCAGGGAATCATCAATTACATCGAGTGGGAACAAGAAGGATTTCAAATTGTCGGAGAAGCTTCAAACGGAAAAGAAGCGATGCAGATGATCGCGGAATTTTCCCCGCATATTGTTATTACGGATATCGTCATGCCGATTATGGACGGCATCGATTTGGTGAGAGAAGCGAAACTGGCATTTCCGGATATTGAAATCATTGTGCTAAGCAGTTTTGAAAACTTCGATTATGTGCGTTCGACGTTCCAAAACGGAGTTGCTGATTATATATTGAAGCCGAAATTGAATGGCCCTGAATTATTGCGGATCTTAAACAAGGCAGCGAGCCGGATTCCGGATCTCCACCACGCCTCATCGTTGGTAGAACCGAAACGCTCAACTGAGGAAGTGCTGGAACAGCTGATTCTCGGATATGGCCCATCCGCAGATCTGGATAGCTTGTCTGCAGTCTTCACGGGCAGCCAGTTTATGTTGGCGAGCGTACAGGGAGGAAATTTGGACCGCGCTCAACTGAAAGCGGCTTTCGAGCGCGCCGTGCCTGAAAAAGCGTCCGTTTTCGTGCTGGATTCGGGTGAATCCGATGCGCTGCTTTTGTTTAATTTTAATCCCGATCAGCTGGAAAGGATCAAACAAGCCGTCGAAACCCTGGCAAGCGAAAACCGGGATGCCGTGTGGATGCTGGGCAAGCCGTTCGACGGCATCGGCGATTTGAAAAGTGTACATGATGAAAACCTATTGATAATGAAAAAGTATTTGTTTTACTTGCCGGAGCAGACCTTCTTTTCGTTTGATGGGCTGCCGGAAGAAAAGGCAAAACAAGCCACTTTTGATTTGAACCACTTTATCGAAATGTTCAAAGACCGCTTGTTCAATGCGGCGTTTACTTATCTGGAAAACCATGTCGATTATTTAGCGGGACGGTACAGCAACGACAGTTTTGAATTCAAGTCGTTTTTAGGCAATGTCGTTTTCAATATCATTGTGCTGCTGGATACCATGAAATACGATATCCAGGAGCTCGAGCAAAAAAAATACAGCTATTTCACGAAGATCAACGAAGCCGCTCATGTAAACGAAGCACTGGATGAGCTCAATGGCTTTCTTGGAGAAGTGCGTGAAATCCTGCTTTCAGAAGACAAGGGAAGCGAACAGGCCAAAAACCTGAATCTCATTCTCGCGTATATTGAGCAGCATTTTACAGAACCCCTGCGGCTATCGGAAATTGCCGGCCATTTTCACTTTAATGCCTCGTACTTGTCGTCTTATTTCAGCACGCACCATAAGGAAGGGTTCAGCGAATACTTGAACCGCGTCCGGATCAAGAAATCGATGGAGCTTTTGGAAAACAGTACGGTTTCAATTTCAAACATCAGCGGCATGGTCGGGTATTCAGAGCACAGCTATTATTGCAAGGTGTTTAAACGTATTACGGGGATGTCTCCAGGCAGTTACCGAAAGGAGATCCAAGCCCAGCATGAAAATGAAGAAAAAGGCGTTTCTCATCTTAAGAAATAA